The following are from one region of the Dermacentor albipictus isolate Rhodes 1998 colony chromosome 5, USDA_Dalb.pri_finalv2, whole genome shotgun sequence genome:
- the LOC139060352 gene encoding uncharacterized protein codes for MGRPARKAKEEGGDLVQCERCERWCYLDETTFKTVAEAEGNGFVCRLCKMIENLEKQLKSEMARTKEELEKEKTKRAEFEERVEREWASRMEAAERKWSEEREKRQQLEKQLKEMRAREAERDTQQERKEKVAGGSPSGAESGAVTLTWGPRATQVQREETTGGREGEEAGKTQPTETGGRQDLLEDRKVWVVGSSNVSRIQTALLRTVQYDRRVKVECMPGARFEAVAERAKSRLKENSEGRNLVILHAGVNDVLQNRGRMLGRQIQEGVAKLRAASEAVHIALCTVPEIRGQGPFIEEQVVAANVVIRELGRALKCDVVEVNRMIGGKNFPPFGPDGIHYTTPAGWQVGTRVGRRAQAFLQVRRATLQAKT; via the coding sequence ATGGGACGGCCGGCTAGAAAAGCCAAAGAGGAAGGTGGGGACCTCGTCCAGTGTGAGAGGTGTGAACGATGGTGTTATTTGGATGAAACGACATTCAAAACCGTGGCGGAGGCGGAAGGGAATGGCTTCGTGTGCAGGCTGTGTAAGATGATTGAGAATTTGGAGAAGCAGCTAAAGAGTGAAATGGCGAGGACAAAGGAGGAactggagaaagaaaaaacgaaacgcgCAGAGTTTGAGGAAAGGGTCGAGAGGGAGTGGGCCTCAAGAATGGAGGCTGCAGAACGGAAATGGAGTGAGGAGCGAGAGAAAAGGCAGCAATTGGAGAAACAATTGAAAGAGATGAGAGCGAGAGAAGCGGAGAGGGATACACAGCAGGAACGGAAGGAAAAGGTAGCAGGAGGATCGCCCAGTGGAGCAGAATCGGGGGCGGTCACGTTGACGTGGGGACCACGGGCGACACAGGTGCAGAGGGAAGAGACGACAGGAGGCAGAGAAGGCGAGGAGGCAGGGAAGACCCAGCCGACAGAGACAGGAGGGAGGCAAGATTTGCTTGAAGACCGAAAGGTCTGGGTCGTTGGAAGCTCCAACGTATCGCGAATACAAACAGCACTCCTCAGAACAGTACAATATGACAGAAGAGTGAAGGTTGAGTGTATGCCGGGGGCTCGATTCGAAGCTGTGGCGGAGAGAGCCAAAAGCAGACTGAAGGAAAACAGTGAGGGAAGAAACCTAGTAATTTTGCACGCTGGGGTGAATGACGTCCTACAGAATAGGGGGCGAATGCTGGGCAGGCAGATTCAAGAGGGAGTCGCAAAATTAAGGGCGGCCTCTGAGGCGGTGCACATTGCCCTGTGTACTGTCCCAGAGATCAGGGGACAGGGCCCTTTCATTGAAGAGCAGGTAGTGGCGGCAAATGTAGTGATTAGGGAGTTGGGGCGAGCCCTGAAGTGTGATGTGGTGGAGGTGAACCGAATGATTGGAGGGAAAAACTTCCCCCCTTTCGGCCCGGATGGCATCCACTACACTACACCAGCGGGATGGCAGGTAGGAACGAGGGTGGGTCGTAGGGCTCAGGCTTTTTTGCAGGTGCGCAGGGCGACCCTGCAAGCCAAAACCTAA